The Scyliorhinus canicula chromosome 13, sScyCan1.1, whole genome shotgun sequence genome contains a region encoding:
- the LOC119975794 gene encoding uncharacterized protein LOC119975794, producing MMRVVLCMSWLMIQMPSLSLLVKVPREVRTGKGPRSPPGTWTLFPLRTSLTHKKGKWDAEDIGVQNQEGTVLRQTRRRRLVSTNTVWEKATRNKWWKWAEYTGQKNSEGKDCVVCASERPDTQVIDVPWGSGECRTMLQIWKKKNCRAHTTYTQTYKTGTRTLTYETINCSGSACIDFCKGKIPMCHYHCVLLAGVKKGMYHMSHDCPNWPRTTMDAAPKEWRVRPDLRVQDCYWRGSSTGSSLGHYTGECERIWNITDAHSLFIPIDGGSPPPPYVLDYQVNQLADLWWLCGPEKGLLAHLPLTVCPSYVGPEHCNTAGGKRNYITKS from the coding sequence ATGATgagagtggttctgtgcatgagctggctgatgatacaaatgCCCAGCCTGAGCCTGTTAGTCAAGGTGCCGAGGGAGGTGAGAACAGGGAAGGGGCCTCGTTCCCCACCTGGGACTTGGACACTATTTCCCTTGAGGACTTCCTTGACCCATAAAAAAGGAAAGTGGGATGCAGAGGACATAGGGGTGCAGAATCAGGAAGGTACAGTATTAAGACAAACAAGACGTAGACGATTAGTGAGTACGAATACTGTTTGGGAGAAAGCAACAAGAAACAAATGGTGGAAATGGGCTGAGTATACAGGTCAGAAAAACAGTGAGGGGAAAGATTGTGTGGTATGTGCATCAGAGAGACCTGACACCCAAGTAATTGATGTACCATGGGGATCAGGAGAATGTAGAACCATGCTGCAAATctggaaaaagaaaaattgccGTGCACAcaccacatatacacagacatatAAGACAGGGACTAGGACGCTCACGTATGAGACGATAAACTGTTCAGGATCCGCATGTATTGACTTTTGTAAAGGGAAGATACCGATGTGTCACTACCACTGTGTCCTGCTTGCTGGGGTAAAAAAGGGCATGTACCATATGTCCCACGATTGTCCAAATTGGCCGAGAACGACAATGGACGCGGCCCCAAAGGAATGGAGGGTGCGGCCTGACTTACGGGTCCAAGATTGTTATTGGAGGGGAAGCAGCACGGGGAGTAGTTTGGGACACTACACAGGAGAGTGTGAAAGAATTTGGAATATAACTGACGCCCATAGTCTGTTCATCCCAATTGATGGGGGATCGCCACCCCCTCCTTATGTATTAGACTATCAAGTAAACCAACTGGCCGATCTCTGGTGGCTTTGTGGCCCGGAAAAAGGGCTGCTGGCACACTTACCACTGACTGTGTGCCCGAGTTATGTTGGCCCAGAGCACTGTAATACTGCCGGTGGAAAAAGGAATTACATCACGAAAAGTTAA